A stretch of DNA from Alicyclobacillus acidocaldarius subsp. acidocaldarius Tc-4-1:
CACAATGCCTTGCCAATTCTTCTCCATGTATGATTTCAGCTTCGAGATACGCTGCTTCTTCGCCCCTTCGCTTTGCTTCTCCATCTTCGTCAGCACCTTTTTCTACCCGCGACCACTCCTCGGTTCTCACCGCATCCCATACCTTCCGGTAGCCTGCGTCTCCCGTCCCAAGGCCGCAACCATCGCCTGCCGCAGGTGAAAGGGATCCAATCGATATCGAGCCCCAGGGAGCATTCCGACGCCCTTCTTCGCCCATTCCGCCCCGTCCGCGCCGAGCCAACATCGTTTCACGCTGGCCCAATCCCACACGCGCCCAAAAGAGGACACCGCTTCCTCCCAGAAGCGTTCAGCTTCCTCAGTCCCCGCGACCACCTGTCGATTCATCAGGGCGCGCCGTTCCCGCCCTTGTTCCTGCTTGCCTTCATACGCCACGGCCACCTTCAATTCGAAGTGTGACTGGCCATCTTCCTCCCTGCGCCCTCGGACATACACGCCATCCGCTTCCACGAAGAGTGTCTCGGCTTTGCGTCTCCCTCCCGGAGCGTCTCCTTGTTCGAACACCTTCTCCCGCTCCAGCTCCGCTCGGACGCGCTTCTCCCCTCCGAGCCTTTGCACTTCTTGCCAAATCGCCATCGCGCTGATGTCCGGCACCCAAGTCTGTAGAATCTCTGCCGCGCGCCGGTACGACACATCTAAAGCCAACGCCACAGCTTGGTCTCTTAACTTCCCGCTCAATCGACGACGGGGTTCGAACCCTGCTACCTCATCCAACAGGAAGCGACGTTCGCCCGTCTTTCGATTGCGGTAGTAACGCCGACGATACGTGATCTCTCCCAGGGTGGACACGACCGTCCGTGGTTTACGCTGAATAAGTTCCCACTCATTTCGGTCACGCTCCGCCGCCAGCTTCTCGTCCCACGCTTCGAGCAAGCGCGGAACCATTCCCTCATGAATTCGCCGAAGGACCTCATGAGCCTCTCTTCAAGAATCGCGAAGTCGCACGGATGCTCAGACAACCACAACAGATTCATCCACAGCGGCAGGAAACCCGCCGCGCCATCACGAATATCCAACATGAGAGACCTCACCTCTTCATCCGCGCTCCGAACGCGGGTTGTTTTTGTGCTCAGTGAGGTCTCTTCTCTTTGTCCCCGGAAAATCCTCCCGAGAACAACCCCTACTCAAACTTTATACGCTCCTTTCGGACACGGTTCGACTGCCTGAGTTACCCGCCGGCGCCCGCCCGAGCCGTCTGCTCGGCGAACGCGACGAGATCGACCGCAACCTGGCTGACCTCCTGCATGGCCGACGCCAAGGCTTCCATGGCGGACCGCTGCGCTTCCGCTTCCCGGTCCACCCGCTCGATGGCCTCGTTCAGGGCCTCGAGCATCTCCACCATGCGGCGCGTGTTCTGCGCAATCACGTCTGTCTGTTCCCTGGCCCCTTCCGCCAACCGCCGAATTTCGCGGGCGATCACGGCAAACCCGCGCCCGCTCTCCCCTGCGCGCGACGCCTCAATCGAGGCGTTCAGCCCGAGAATGCGGCTCGTGTCGGCAATCTCCCGGACCTCGTCCGAGATGGACCGCACGTCGCGAACCGCGGTCAGCACGGAACGGGACTCGCGCGCGATGTCGCCGAGGCTCGTGGCCAGAACCTGCATGGACGCGGCCATCTCCTGCAGCGTCGCGCTCGTCTGCTGCACGGACGACGAGAGCGTCGTCGCCAGGCCGACGAGCCGCTCCTTCGCGTCCACGCGGGTACACGCGCAGAAGGCGCCGACGGGTTCACCGCCCTCCGCGGCGATAGGCACCGCCTTGATGACCACCGGCAGGCCCAACACGGAGGCATCCAGGCGAACTTCGCGCACCCGCCCTTCGCGCACGGCCTCATACAGCCCGTCGCCCGGCCGAAGCTCATAGCCTTCCGTTACCGTGAGCGCGAACGTCCGCGCGGGGACCACCGCCCAAATTCGCGTCCGATCCGCCACAAGGATGGCTACATCATCCAAAAACGCTCGTTGGGCCAACCTTGCAAAACGAAGCGCATCGTTGAGCGCCGGATGCATGGCCTGATGTTGCTCCAACGGGACAGTCGATCCGACTTCCACACACATCCTCCTCCACGGCCAGCCATCCTTCCCTTCGATACTCGGTTCCACACGCGCCAGGCATCCTCCTGCTCAAGGAACGAAGTCAAATCGAAGGGGCGCCAGCAACCTGGCGCCCCTTCTGGAATCCGGTTTTTTATTCGGCGTCCACGAGCTGCGGGTTTTCCCCCTCGGGGAAGTTGGGCTTGGGGAATCCGCTGCGCACGCCCCAAAGGTAGAAGACAAGCGCGGACACGGCGACTACCACCATATCCCACCCGTAGGGCAGGACGCCGATGCCGCCGAACTTGCCGCTGCCAAGGAACGAGACGAGCGCCATCCACAACAGATACACGATGAGCCAAAGCCCGCGGCGGAAGTGCTCCGAAAATCCGCGCCAGCCCGCCTTCTCGGTATAGTAGAAGTAAATCGGCAACCCGATGATGATGACGATGATGACCTCGCCCGTCAGCGGCCACTGCGCCCAGTACAGGATGAGCGACGCGAAGATGAACGCGATAGGAGCAATGACGGCCATCCCCGGGACTCGCACCGGGCGCTCGACGTTTTCGCCCATCTTGCGGAACGCCATGACGGCGATGGGTCCGGTGACGTACGAGATGAGCGTCGCGACCGAAATCACCCCGGAAAGCTCGCCCCAGCCCCGGAACATCAGCATGAAGATGTACGCGATGACGAGGTTCAGCCACATCGCCGCGCGTGGCACGCCGTAGCGCGGGTGAATCCGGCCGAACACCTTCGGAAAGTAGCCGTTCGCCTCCAGGCCGTGGACCATGCGCGCGGTCGTCGCCGTGTACGTGATGCCCGTGCCGGA
This window harbors:
- a CDS encoding methyl-accepting chemotaxis protein; translated protein: MCVEVGSTVPLEQHQAMHPALNDALRFARLAQRAFLDDVAILVADRTRIWAVVPARTFALTVTEGYELRPGDGLYEAVREGRVREVRLDASVLGLPVVIKAVPIAAEGGEPVGAFCACTRVDAKERLVGLATTLSSSVQQTSATLQEMAASMQVLATSLGDIARESRSVLTAVRDVRSISDEVREIADTSRILGLNASIEASRAGESGRGFAVIAREIRRLAEGAREQTDVIAQNTRRMVEMLEALNEAIERVDREAEAQRSAMEALASAMQEVSQVAVDLVAFAEQTARAGAGG